In one Streptomyces sp. NBC_01241 genomic region, the following are encoded:
- a CDS encoding DUF5107 domain-containing protein, producing MATTVRRAVLTLPAAPLGPENPLPALRPLDEMHVVDDRERAGLPRDMAHQIGYEPLATVLPVRILDGYGRERVPTGLDAIIIENARLRATVLPGLGGRIHSLHHKPTGRELLYTNPVLQPADFALNGAWFSGGIEWNIGATGHTTLSCAPVHAARVPAPDGGDMVRLWEWERLRDLPFQVDLWLPEDSDFLHVGVRIRNPHEHTAPVYWWSNIAVPERERTRVLAPAEEAWHFGYERTLTRVPVPESGSVDRTYPLRGDFPADYFYEVPDGARRWIASLDEDGNGLVQTSTDLLRGRKLFLWGSGPGGRRWQEWLTEPSTVGYAEIQAGLARTQLEHIPLEPGAEFSWLESYGPLSADPGAVHGDDWAAARAETEQRLAEVLPRADVDAAYAAWRSCADTEPGESLATGSGWGALEVRRGKYQLPGTPFAESTLDEQQEPWLELLDQGTFPEPRRAAPPGPSLVSPHWRDMLETAAAEPLTEYHLGVAQWHVGDRAQAVRSWERGLALAPSRWPLLRCLAVAAEESGQGDRAADLYAEAFDDLCAQRPDGEGDGEGDGEGGDDAWTPAASALGREAMEAMLAAGRPAAARTVWAGLLPVVQQRGRFRLLEARLLIAEGDRSAARAVFDEGFEVADLREGAEILDEVWAELTAEPLPDTYNYRMRPGA from the coding sequence TTGGCCACGACCGTACGACGTGCCGTACTGACTCTGCCCGCCGCACCACTGGGCCCGGAGAACCCGCTGCCCGCACTGCGGCCGCTCGACGAGATGCATGTCGTCGACGACCGCGAACGGGCCGGACTGCCACGTGACATGGCACACCAGATCGGCTACGAACCGCTGGCCACCGTGCTGCCGGTGCGCATCCTCGACGGGTACGGGCGCGAGCGCGTCCCCACCGGACTCGACGCGATCATCATCGAGAACGCCCGGCTGCGGGCCACCGTCCTGCCCGGGCTCGGCGGCCGCATCCACTCCCTCCACCACAAGCCGACCGGCCGCGAACTTCTCTACACCAACCCCGTCCTGCAGCCCGCCGACTTCGCGCTCAACGGCGCCTGGTTCTCCGGCGGCATCGAGTGGAACATCGGCGCCACGGGCCACACCACGCTGTCGTGCGCCCCGGTGCACGCGGCCCGGGTGCCCGCACCCGACGGCGGGGACATGGTCCGCCTCTGGGAATGGGAGAGGCTGCGCGACCTGCCGTTCCAGGTGGATCTCTGGCTGCCCGAGGACTCCGACTTCCTGCACGTCGGCGTACGGATACGCAATCCGCACGAGCACACCGCACCCGTCTACTGGTGGTCCAACATCGCCGTGCCCGAACGCGAACGCACCCGCGTCCTGGCCCCGGCCGAGGAGGCGTGGCACTTCGGTTACGAGCGCACCCTGACCCGGGTCCCGGTCCCCGAGTCGGGCTCCGTCGACCGTACGTACCCGCTGCGCGGCGACTTCCCCGCCGACTACTTCTACGAGGTGCCCGACGGCGCGCGCCGCTGGATCGCCTCCCTCGACGAGGACGGGAACGGACTCGTCCAGACGTCGACCGATCTGCTGCGGGGCCGGAAGCTGTTCCTGTGGGGCAGCGGCCCGGGCGGGCGGCGCTGGCAGGAGTGGCTCACCGAGCCGAGCACCGTCGGCTACGCCGAGATCCAGGCCGGACTCGCCCGTACCCAGCTGGAACACATTCCGCTCGAACCGGGAGCCGAATTCAGCTGGCTGGAGTCGTACGGGCCGCTGTCCGCGGACCCCGGGGCCGTGCACGGCGACGACTGGGCGGCAGCCCGCGCCGAGACGGAGCAACGGCTCGCCGAGGTGCTGCCGCGCGCCGATGTCGACGCCGCGTACGCCGCCTGGCGCTCCTGCGCCGACACCGAGCCCGGCGAGTCGCTCGCCACCGGTTCCGGCTGGGGCGCCCTGGAAGTCCGGCGCGGAAAGTACCAACTCCCCGGCACGCCGTTCGCCGAGTCCACGTTGGATGAACAGCAGGAGCCCTGGCTGGAGTTGCTGGACCAGGGCACCTTCCCCGAGCCCCGCCGGGCGGCCCCGCCCGGCCCCTCCCTGGTCTCGCCGCACTGGCGCGACATGCTGGAGACGGCCGCCGCCGAACCCCTCACCGAATACCATCTCGGCGTCGCCCAGTGGCACGTCGGCGACCGCGCCCAGGCGGTCCGCAGCTGGGAACGCGGACTGGCGCTCGCCCCGTCCCGGTGGCCGCTGTTGCGCTGCCTCGCCGTCGCCGCCGAGGAGAGCGGACAGGGGGACCGGGCCGCCGATCTCTACGCCGAGGCGTTCGACGACCTGTGTGCGCAACGCCCCGACGGCGAGGGCGACGGTGAAGGCGACGGTGAAGGCGGTGATGACGCCTGGACGCCCGCCGCGTCGGCGCTCGGCCGCGAGGCGATGGAGGCAATGCTGGCGGCGGGGCGCCCCGCGGCGGCCCGGACGGTGTGGGCCGGCCTGCTTCCGGTAGTCCAACAGCGAGGTCGTTTCCGCCTGTTGGAGGCGCGACTGCTGATCGCCGAGGGCGACCGCAGCGCCGCCCGGGCCGTCTTCGACGAGGGCTTCGAGGTCGCGGATCTGCGCGAGGGCGCGGAGATCCTGGACGAGGTCTGGGCCGAGCTCACCGCCGAGCCACTACCGGACACGTACAACTACCGGATGCGGCCCGGGGCTTGA
- a CDS encoding VOC family protein, with the protein MDIMGTTLRICVDDLEAAVAFYEDLTASSALRFERGGVSVAAIGCFLLMSGPESELEILRKVTATIAVKDVDEAHASLTRVGARILAGPVPTPVGRNLIAVHPDGSVFEYVDRTPAG; encoded by the coding sequence ATGGACATTATGGGAACCACGCTGCGCATCTGCGTCGACGACCTGGAGGCCGCGGTGGCCTTCTACGAGGACCTCACAGCCAGTTCCGCGCTGCGCTTCGAGCGCGGCGGAGTCTCGGTCGCCGCGATCGGCTGCTTCCTGCTGATGAGCGGCCCGGAGTCGGAGCTGGAGATCCTGCGCAAGGTGACGGCGACGATCGCGGTCAAGGATGTCGACGAGGCCCACGCCTCCCTCACCCGCGTCGGCGCCCGGATCCTCGCAGGTCCGGTACCGACGCCGGTGGGCCGCAATCTGATCGCGGTGCATCCGGACGGCTCGGTCTTCGAGTACGTCGACCGGACCCCGGCCGGCTGA
- a CDS encoding methyltransferase domain-containing protein, whose translation MPKETAVYTHGHHESVLRSHRWRTAANSAAYLIDELRPGMNVLDVGCGPGTITADLAALVAPGRVAAVDTTGEILARAAEVAAERGLDNVEFTTADVHALDFPDDSFDVVHAHQVLQHVGDPVQALREMRRVCRPGGIVAARDSDYAAMAWYPEVPGMDAWLELYRRVARANGGEPDAGRRLLSWARQAGFTDITPTAANWCFAAPESRAWWSGLWADRTVGSVYAEQAVSGGHASAGELTAIAAAWHAWGARDDAWFTVPHGEVLCRA comes from the coding sequence ATGCCGAAAGAGACCGCCGTCTACACCCACGGCCACCACGAGTCGGTACTGCGCTCGCACCGCTGGCGCACCGCCGCCAACTCCGCCGCCTACCTGATCGACGAACTCCGCCCCGGCATGAACGTGCTGGACGTCGGCTGCGGGCCCGGCACCATCACCGCGGACCTGGCCGCGCTGGTCGCACCCGGCCGGGTGGCCGCCGTCGACACCACCGGGGAGATCCTGGCCCGGGCTGCCGAGGTCGCGGCCGAACGCGGCCTGGACAACGTCGAGTTCACCACCGCGGACGTGCACGCCCTGGACTTCCCCGACGACTCCTTCGACGTCGTCCATGCCCATCAGGTGCTCCAGCACGTGGGCGACCCGGTGCAGGCGCTGCGCGAGATGCGGCGCGTCTGCCGCCCCGGTGGCATCGTCGCGGCCCGCGACAGCGACTACGCGGCGATGGCCTGGTACCCGGAGGTGCCGGGCATGGACGCCTGGCTGGAGCTGTACCGCCGGGTCGCCCGCGCCAACGGCGGCGAACCGGACGCGGGCCGGCGGCTGCTGTCCTGGGCGCGGCAGGCCGGCTTCACCGACATCACCCCGACCGCCGCCAACTGGTGCTTCGCCGCTCCGGAGAGCCGTGCCTGGTGGAGCGGCCTGTGGGCGGACCGTACGGTCGGCTCGGTGTACGCGGAGCAGGCCGTGTCCGGCGGCCATGCGAGCGCCGGGGAGCTGACCGCGATCGCCGCGGCCTGGCACGCGTGGGGCGCGCGGGACGACGCCTGGTTCACGGTCCCGCACGGCGAGGTGCTCTGCCGGGCCTGA
- a CDS encoding aminotransferase class I/II-fold pyridoxal phosphate-dependent enzyme — MARKRTGRTGLAGRGRQGGGGARSVREDRGPVRYGPPAPDPGLPVLPELAEVLAAAAGRGEPEPTGGGDALREAATEYWARRGLHGGPEHVAAAPGASPLLLALIAAHGGDVLMPRPCTATWIPQARLLGRPAYHVPTPAECGGVPDPYALLETVRRVRAEGGRPRLLLISVVDDPTATVAPPELVREACEAAVAEGMHIVSDETWRDTLHRPHDTVLLSPAEMCPDDVTVVSDLAGALTPSAWPVAVARFPDTERASARHARTLDILTALGALVAGPVAMAAAHALREPESVTDRVRRAAALQAKVAAAAHRAVLASGALARPPQAGRHLYADLGPLRSRLANRGVTDSLELEEYLTERLGTPTPGGHRFGDELGALRVRLGTGTLLGSTPEQQMESLTAVEPLELPHVAEALSIFGTALDELR; from the coding sequence ATGGCGCGGAAGCGGACCGGGCGGACCGGACTGGCGGGGCGCGGCCGGCAGGGCGGGGGCGGCGCGCGTTCCGTACGGGAGGACCGCGGTCCGGTCCGGTACGGGCCGCCGGCCCCCGATCCGGGTCTGCCCGTCCTCCCCGAACTGGCCGAGGTGCTCGCCGCCGCGGCCGGACGCGGCGAACCCGAACCGACCGGCGGCGGCGACGCCCTGCGCGAGGCCGCGACCGAGTACTGGGCGCGGCGCGGACTGCACGGCGGCCCGGAGCACGTCGCCGCCGCCCCGGGCGCCTCGCCACTGCTGCTCGCGCTGATCGCCGCACACGGCGGTGACGTGCTCATGCCCCGCCCCTGCACGGCCACCTGGATCCCGCAGGCCCGGCTGCTGGGCCGGCCCGCCTACCACGTGCCGACCCCGGCCGAGTGCGGCGGTGTGCCCGATCCGTACGCGCTGCTGGAGACCGTGCGCCGGGTGCGCGCCGAGGGCGGCCGGCCCCGGCTGCTGCTGATCTCCGTCGTCGACGACCCGACCGCCACCGTCGCCCCGCCGGAACTGGTGCGCGAGGCCTGCGAGGCCGCCGTCGCCGAGGGGATGCACATCGTCAGCGACGAGACGTGGCGCGACACCCTGCACCGGCCGCACGACACGGTCCTGCTCAGTCCGGCCGAGATGTGCCCCGACGACGTCACGGTCGTCAGCGATCTCGCCGGCGCGCTGACCCCGTCCGCCTGGCCGGTCGCGGTCGCCCGGTTCCCGGACACCGAGCGGGCGTCGGCGCGCCATGCCCGTACCCTCGACATCCTCACCGCGCTCGGCGCGCTCGTCGCGGGGCCCGTCGCCATGGCCGCCGCCCACGCGCTGCGCGAACCGGAATCCGTCACCGACCGGGTCCGCCGGGCCGCCGCGCTCCAGGCGAAGGTCGCCGCGGCGGCCCACCGGGCGGTTCTCGCATCGGGCGCGCTGGCCAGGCCCCCGCAGGCGGGGCGCCATCTGTACGCCGACCTCGGGCCACTCCGATCGAGGCTGGCGAACCGCGGTGTCACGGACTCCCTGGAGCTGGAGGAGTACCTGACGGAACGTCTCGGTACACCGACGCCGGGCGGCCACCGGTTCGGCGACGAACTGGGGGCGCTGCGCGTACGGCTGGGCACCGGGACGCTGCTCGGGTCGACCCCGGAACAGCAGATGGAGTCCCTCACCGCTGTGGAGCCCCTGGAATTGCCGCATGTGGCCGAAGCCCTGAGCATTTTCGGGACGGCACTCGACGAACTCCGATGA
- a CDS encoding MBL fold metallo-hydrolase, which yields MTEHTERSRTGIAQPPRISRGEVVEPRPLGEVRIWPTTFADRLTTPLPSVMSMSRLARERTLRPNPEGLRGIHRLPYAPEPLPVTPAGATSVTWAGHASWIVRTGGLTVLTDPVWSRRILGTPARITPVGVRWEDLPPVDAVVISHNHYDHLDAPTLRRLPRNTPLFVPAGLGHWCRRRRFTCVTELDWWESARLDGVRFDFVPAHHWSKRTLTDTCRSLWGGWIIGADGGDGQRIHFAGDSGYGHWFGEIGRRYPGIDLTLMPIGAYEPRWWLGDVHTDPEEAVQAYEDLGARAMAPMHWATFLLSAEPVLEPLARLRTAWQRAGHPRTRLWDLPIGGSRLLDPVPRTVSG from the coding sequence ATGACGGAACACACCGAGCGCTCCCGCACCGGGATCGCGCAACCGCCCCGGATCTCGCGCGGCGAGGTCGTCGAACCGCGTCCGCTCGGCGAGGTCCGGATCTGGCCCACCACCTTCGCCGACCGGCTCACCACGCCACTCCCGAGTGTCATGAGCATGTCCCGACTGGCCCGTGAACGCACCCTGCGGCCCAACCCGGAAGGGCTGCGCGGCATCCACCGGCTCCCGTACGCCCCCGAACCCCTGCCCGTCACCCCGGCCGGCGCCACCTCCGTCACCTGGGCCGGGCACGCCAGCTGGATCGTCCGCACCGGGGGTCTCACCGTCCTCACCGACCCCGTCTGGTCCCGGCGCATCCTCGGCACCCCGGCCAGGATCACGCCGGTCGGCGTCCGCTGGGAGGACCTGCCGCCCGTCGACGCCGTCGTCATCAGCCACAACCACTACGACCACCTCGACGCCCCCACCCTGCGCCGGCTGCCGCGGAACACCCCGTTGTTCGTCCCCGCCGGACTCGGCCACTGGTGCCGCCGTCGCCGCTTCACCTGCGTCACCGAACTCGACTGGTGGGAATCGGCCCGGCTGGACGGCGTCCGCTTCGACTTCGTGCCCGCCCACCACTGGTCCAAGCGGACCCTCACCGACACCTGCCGCTCCCTGTGGGGCGGCTGGATCATCGGCGCCGACGGCGGCGACGGGCAGCGGATCCACTTCGCGGGGGACAGCGGGTACGGGCACTGGTTCGGCGAGATCGGCCGCCGGTACCCCGGCATCGACCTGACCCTGATGCCGATCGGCGCGTACGAACCGCGCTGGTGGCTCGGTGACGTGCACACCGATCCGGAGGAGGCCGTGCAGGCGTACGAGGACCTCGGCGCCCGCGCGATGGCGCCGATGCACTGGGCGACCTTTCTGCTCTCCGCGGAGCCCGTACTGGAACCGCTGGCCCGGCTCCGTACCGCCTGGCAGCGGGCCGGGCACCCGCGGACACGGCTCTGGGACCTGCCGATCGGCGGCTCCCGCCTGCTCGACCCGGTACCCCGCACGGTCAGTGGCTGA
- a CDS encoding DedA family protein: MIQEVVRQLPPESTQQAVGYPSLFLLVALGSLVPVVPTGALVSSAAVVALHQASPFSLLIVFGVASAAAFLGDICLYWLGQRGVRSKNGSKWLRTISDRAAPERLAQAQQKLDEHGAVVLVLSRLVPAGRIPVMLACLLGRIPLRRFARGDVPACLAWAATYQLIGILGGSLFPEPWQGVVAAVGLTLLVSGAPAVWRRVRARFSH; this comes from the coding sequence GTGATCCAGGAGGTCGTGAGACAGCTGCCCCCGGAGTCGACGCAGCAGGCGGTCGGCTACCCGTCCCTGTTTCTGCTGGTGGCGCTGGGCTCACTGGTGCCGGTGGTGCCGACAGGTGCTCTGGTGAGTTCGGCCGCCGTGGTGGCGCTGCATCAGGCGTCGCCGTTCTCGCTCCTGATCGTCTTCGGGGTGGCGTCGGCCGCGGCGTTCCTCGGTGACATCTGTCTCTACTGGCTCGGTCAGCGCGGGGTGCGGTCGAAGAACGGTTCGAAGTGGCTGCGGACGATCAGCGACCGGGCCGCTCCGGAGCGGCTGGCGCAGGCGCAGCAGAAGCTGGACGAGCACGGTGCGGTGGTGCTCGTGCTGTCGAGGCTGGTTCCGGCGGGCCGGATTCCGGTGATGCTGGCCTGTCTCCTGGGCCGGATACCACTGCGCCGGTTCGCCCGCGGGGATGTGCCGGCCTGTCTGGCGTGGGCGGCGACGTACCAGCTGATCGGCATTCTGGGCGGTTCGCTCTTCCCCGAGCCGTGGCAGGGCGTGGTGGCGGCGGTGGGTCTGACGCTGCTGGTCAGCGGGGCTCCCGCGGTGTGGCGCAGGGTGCGGGCGCGGTTCAGCCACTGA
- a CDS encoding MBL fold metallo-hydrolase, translating into MPVEVTWWGHATCTIEDSGVRVLTDPLFVRRFAHLRRRRGELPGPEAAVADVVLVSHLHSDHLHLPSLARLAPGSRLIVPTGAVRSVPGLRVLRSVRGLRINEVSPGDVVPVGAVRVRAVPALHDGRRLPVGPHRSPALGYVVEGEARTYFAGDTGLFDDMARAVGPVDVALLPVGGWGPYLGHSHLDAGRAAQALARLAPRSAVPVHYGTYWPIGMDGVRPHEFHSPGDEFVRKAALLAPEVAVHRLSHGEHVRPEAAR; encoded by the coding sequence GTGCCGGTGGAAGTCACCTGGTGGGGTCATGCCACCTGCACGATCGAGGACTCCGGGGTCCGTGTGCTGACCGATCCGCTCTTCGTACGGCGCTTCGCGCACCTGCGCCGACGCCGCGGCGAGCTGCCCGGCCCCGAGGCCGCGGTCGCCGATGTGGTGCTCGTCTCCCACCTGCACTCCGACCATCTGCATCTGCCGTCGCTGGCCCGGCTCGCGCCCGGCAGCCGGCTCATCGTGCCGACGGGTGCGGTGCGCTCCGTACCGGGGCTGCGGGTGCTGCGCTCGGTGCGCGGGCTGCGGATCAACGAGGTCTCTCCGGGCGACGTGGTCCCGGTCGGCGCGGTCCGGGTCCGGGCCGTTCCCGCACTGCACGACGGCAGGCGGCTGCCCGTGGGCCCGCACCGCTCCCCCGCACTCGGCTATGTGGTCGAGGGCGAGGCGCGGACGTATTTCGCCGGTGACACCGGGCTCTTCGACGACATGGCCCGGGCCGTTGGTCCGGTGGATGTGGCGTTGTTGCCGGTGGGCGGCTGGGGTCCGTACCTGGGCCACAGTCATCTGGACGCGGGCCGGGCCGCGCAGGCGCTGGCCCGGCTGGCTCCCCGGTCGGCCGTGCCGGTGCACTACGGGACGTACTGGCCGATCGGCATGGACGGGGTCAGGCCGCACGAGTTCCACTCGCCGGGTGACGAGTTCGTCCGCAAGGCGGCGCTGCTGGCGCCGGAGGTGGCGGTGCACCGGCTGTCGCACGGCGAACACGTGCGGCCGGAGGCCGCCCGGTGA
- a CDS encoding PucR family transcriptional regulator, with protein sequence MASDKLTVEDLLSFPALQLSVKAGSSGLGRSVSWAHASELADPTPWLLGAEVIMTTGLAIPRTAAGQRAYLERLDDAGVSALALSAQLHMPPLHDAFFRAAEERGFPVLEVPLAVPFIAVSQEVAASVQEDARHRLGAQLQVFGSLRWLVAEDLDTPTLLRRLERLSGYDVYLCTPQGRPLLPGVPVPDRGVLPASVDAPPTVPGGFVLPVPAPGGPAGFLVAYEREGAQPAGLAVVQHIATVAALRVAMVRNERETLRREGAETLAELLQEVLDPEAARRRLARHAIEGDTVLIVVRQATDEALLRCLQDHPHLLLTWGTDRYVLGAPQLAAEIGELPDVAAGMSRPFLPGAPLRVAQREALWAVSKAVESGRSVVRYGDDSLGRWLPDDPAVLTALVEHVLGDVLRYDAAHDSQLLVSVRTWMERDRRTETAAAALHIHPNTLAYRLRRFGSLAGRDMASTGALAEVWLAIQAAGALGLTD encoded by the coding sequence GTGGCCAGCGACAAACTCACCGTCGAGGATCTGCTCTCGTTCCCCGCTCTCCAGCTCTCCGTGAAGGCGGGCAGCAGCGGCCTGGGACGTTCCGTTTCCTGGGCGCATGCCAGCGAACTCGCCGATCCGACGCCCTGGCTGCTGGGCGCCGAGGTGATCATGACGACGGGGCTGGCGATCCCGCGTACCGCCGCCGGACAGCGCGCCTATCTGGAGCGGCTGGACGACGCGGGTGTCTCCGCGCTGGCCCTGTCCGCGCAATTGCACATGCCACCGCTGCACGACGCGTTCTTCCGGGCGGCCGAGGAGCGCGGCTTCCCGGTCCTGGAGGTCCCGCTCGCCGTCCCGTTCATCGCCGTCTCCCAGGAGGTCGCGGCCTCGGTCCAGGAGGACGCCAGGCACCGGCTCGGCGCGCAGCTCCAGGTCTTCGGCTCGCTGCGCTGGCTGGTCGCCGAGGACCTCGATACGCCGACGCTGCTGCGCCGTCTGGAGCGCCTGTCCGGTTACGACGTGTATCTGTGCACCCCGCAGGGGCGGCCCCTGCTTCCGGGGGTGCCGGTGCCGGACCGGGGCGTGCTGCCCGCGTCGGTGGACGCTCCGCCGACCGTTCCCGGCGGGTTCGTGCTGCCCGTGCCGGCGCCCGGCGGCCCGGCGGGATTCCTCGTCGCGTATGAACGCGAGGGCGCCCAGCCCGCCGGGCTCGCGGTCGTCCAGCACATCGCCACGGTGGCGGCGCTACGGGTCGCGATGGTGCGCAACGAGCGCGAGACGCTGCGCCGCGAGGGCGCGGAGACGCTGGCCGAACTCCTTCAGGAGGTGCTGGACCCGGAAGCGGCCCGGCGCAGGCTCGCCCGGCATGCCATCGAGGGCGACACCGTGCTGATCGTGGTGCGGCAGGCCACGGACGAGGCGCTGCTGCGCTGCCTCCAGGACCATCCGCATCTGCTGCTCACGTGGGGCACGGACCGGTATGTCCTGGGCGCGCCGCAGCTGGCGGCGGAGATCGGTGAACTGCCGGATGTGGCGGCCGGGATGAGCCGCCCGTTTCTTCCCGGGGCCCCGTTGCGGGTGGCTCAGCGCGAGGCGCTCTGGGCGGTCTCGAAGGCCGTCGAGTCGGGCCGTTCCGTGGTCCGCTACGGCGACGACTCGCTGGGCCGGTGGCTGCCCGACGACCCGGCCGTGCTGACCGCGCTGGTCGAGCATGTGCTGGGCGACGTCCTGCGCTACGACGCGGCGCACGACTCGCAGTTGCTGGTGTCCGTCCGTACCTGGATGGAACGGGACCGCCGCACGGAGACGGCCGCGGCCGCGCTCCACATCCATCCCAACACCCTTGCCTACCGGCTGCGCCGCTTCGGTTCGCTGGCCGGCCGTGACATGGCGTCCACGGGGGCCCTGGCGGAGGTCTGGCTGGCGATCCAGGCAGCGGGGGCGCTAGGCCTCACCGACTGA
- a CDS encoding purine-cytosine permease family protein, translating to MTTSITEVETNGVERIPDADRTARPVDLFRLAFGGANTFATCVLGAFPILFGLSFWQGLAATLLGLLTGALLLAPMALFGLANGTNNAVSSSAHLGVHGRIVGSFLSLLTAVAFFSISVWSSGDALVGGAHRLAGLPESDVTYGIAYAIFAGLVLVVCVYGFRFMLMVNKIAVIAASALFVLGVFAFAGDFDAGYAGTFASTADPLFWPSFIGSALIVLSNPVSFGAFLGDWSRYIPATTPRRRVMGAAFLAQIATLLPFVFGLATASIIASKAAEYVDPDAPNYVGGLLAISPGWYFLPLCLIALIGGLSTGTTALYGTGLDVSSVFTRFSRVQSTFFVGALSIAFIFIGRFAFNLTQSISTFATLIITCTAPWMIVMALGYVTRRGWYDGDALQVFNRRQTGGRYWFNHGWNWRGVSTWFLSAGVALLFTNLPGQFVGPLGNLANGADISLPVGLTLAAVVYLGLLTLFPEPRGVYGPEGPRFVRASDTAVAPIVGGPDEETAAAEPATAV from the coding sequence ATGACTACCTCGATCACCGAAGTCGAGACCAATGGTGTCGAGCGGATTCCCGACGCCGACCGCACCGCTCGGCCGGTCGACCTCTTCCGGCTCGCCTTCGGCGGTGCCAACACCTTCGCGACGTGTGTGCTGGGCGCCTTCCCGATCCTGTTCGGGCTCTCGTTCTGGCAGGGGCTCGCGGCGACGCTGCTCGGCCTTCTCACCGGTGCGCTGCTGCTCGCCCCGATGGCGCTGTTCGGCCTGGCCAACGGCACCAACAACGCCGTTTCCTCCTCCGCCCACCTGGGCGTGCACGGCCGGATCGTCGGCTCGTTCCTCTCGCTCCTCACCGCGGTCGCGTTCTTCTCGATCTCGGTGTGGTCCTCGGGCGACGCGCTCGTCGGCGGCGCCCACCGACTTGCGGGTCTGCCCGAGTCGGATGTGACCTATGGCATTGCATACGCGATCTTCGCCGGGCTCGTCCTGGTGGTCTGCGTCTACGGCTTCCGCTTCATGCTGATGGTCAACAAGATCGCGGTGATCGCCGCGTCGGCGCTCTTCGTCCTCGGCGTCTTCGCCTTCGCGGGAGACTTCGACGCGGGCTACGCGGGCACCTTCGCGTCGACGGCCGATCCGCTGTTCTGGCCGTCGTTCATCGGCTCCGCGCTGATCGTGCTGTCCAACCCGGTCTCCTTCGGCGCGTTCCTCGGCGACTGGTCCCGCTACATCCCGGCCACGACGCCCCGCCGCCGCGTGATGGGCGCCGCGTTCCTCGCCCAGATCGCCACGCTGCTGCCCTTCGTCTTCGGCCTGGCGACCGCCTCGATCATCGCGTCGAAGGCTGCCGAGTACGTCGACCCGGACGCCCCCAATTACGTCGGCGGACTGCTCGCCATCTCACCCGGCTGGTACTTCCTGCCGCTCTGCCTGATCGCCCTGATCGGTGGCCTGTCGACCGGCACGACCGCGCTGTACGGCACCGGCCTCGACGTCTCCAGTGTCTTCACCCGCTTCAGCCGGGTGCAGTCGACGTTCTTCGTCGGCGCCCTGTCGATCGCGTTCATCTTCATCGGCCGCTTCGCGTTCAACCTCACCCAGTCCATCTCCACGTTCGCGACGCTGATCATCACCTGTACCGCCCCGTGGATGATCGTGATGGCGCTCGGCTACGTCACCCGGCGCGGCTGGTACGACGGGGACGCGCTCCAGGTCTTCAACCGCCGCCAGACCGGTGGCCGTTACTGGTTCAACCACGGCTGGAACTGGCGCGGCGTGTCCACCTGGTTCCTCTCCGCCGGTGTGGCGCTGCTGTTCACCAACCTGCCCGGCCAGTTCGTCGGCCCGCTCGGCAACCTCGCCAACGGCGCCGACATCTCGCTGCCGGTCGGCCTCACCCTCGCGGCCGTCGTCTACCTCGGCCTGCTCACCCTGTTCCCCGAGCCGCGCGGGGTGTACGGACCGGAGGGCCCCCGTTTCGTCAGGGCGTCGGACACCGCGGTTGCGCCCATCGTCGGCGGCCCGGACGAGGAGACCGCCGCCGCCGAGCCGGCCACCGCGGTCTGA
- a CDS encoding YybH family protein — MSSTPAQEVQDVEDVQDAREVRAAADALIAAFAEGRLDDYFGSFAPDATFVFHSTPRRLGSTDEYRALWQQWVAEDGFRIVRCTSTGQLIQHYGTTAVFSHDVETTVATRAGEETVHERETIVFARAADGSWPAVHEHLSARTAA, encoded by the coding sequence ATGAGCAGCACCCCCGCGCAGGAAGTCCAGGACGTCGAAGATGTGCAGGACGCCCGGGAAGTCCGCGCCGCCGCCGACGCGCTGATCGCCGCCTTCGCCGAAGGCCGCCTCGACGACTACTTCGGCTCCTTCGCCCCGGACGCCACCTTCGTCTTCCACTCCACCCCGCGGCGGCTCGGTTCCACCGACGAGTACCGCGCGCTGTGGCAGCAGTGGGTGGCGGAGGACGGCTTCCGCATCGTGCGCTGCACCTCGACGGGACAGCTGATCCAGCACTACGGCACCACGGCCGTCTTCAGCCATGACGTGGAGACCACGGTCGCCACCCGGGCCGGCGAGGAGACCGTCCACGAGCGGGAGACGATCGTGTTCGCCCGCGCCGCCGACGGCAGCTGGCCCGCCGTCCACGAGCACCTGTCCGCCCGTACGGCAGCCTGA